One Syntrophaceae bacterium DNA window includes the following coding sequences:
- a CDS encoding ATP-grasp domain-containing protein has protein sequence MTLPGTGLTIGLVYDLRDDYLAEGYSEEETAEFDRAETIDAIEDTLRSLSYRTERIGHARALIGRLAAGARWNLVFNIAEGLRGYGRESLVPALLEAYGIPYVFSDPLVLSLTLHKGMCKRVIRDLGIPTPDFAVVEKEADIAAVGLPFPLFIKPVAEGTGKGITEESVIRSPEALDRVCRRLLGSYGQPVLVERFLPGREFTVGVVGTGEDAETVGVMEVLLLAEAEKEVYSYLNKEYCERFVRYRLADDAEARRAAAVSLDAWRGLGCRDGGRVDIRSNERGEPHFIEVNPLAGLHPEHSDLPILCTLGGISYRDLIDRIMQSALRRTAGGEGGAGR, from the coding sequence GTGACGCTTCCTGGAACGGGTCTCACCATCGGCCTTGTCTACGACCTTCGCGACGACTACCTGGCGGAAGGATACTCGGAAGAGGAGACGGCGGAGTTCGACCGCGCCGAGACGATCGACGCCATCGAAGACACACTCCGCTCCCTGTCGTACCGGACGGAACGGATCGGCCATGCCCGCGCTCTCATCGGCCGGCTCGCAGCGGGAGCCCGGTGGAATCTGGTCTTCAACATTGCCGAGGGTCTCCGGGGCTATGGCAGGGAAAGCCTGGTGCCGGCCCTGCTGGAGGCCTACGGCATCCCGTATGTCTTTTCCGATCCCCTCGTTCTCTCTCTGACGCTCCACAAGGGCATGTGCAAGCGGGTCATCCGGGACCTTGGCATTCCCACACCGGACTTCGCCGTTGTGGAGAAGGAAGCGGACATCGCTGCCGTCGGCCTCCCCTTTCCGCTCTTCATCAAGCCCGTGGCGGAAGGAACGGGCAAGGGCATCACGGAAGAGTCGGTAATCCGATCTCCCGAAGCGCTGGACAGGGTCTGCCGCCGCCTGCTCGGCTCCTACGGCCAGCCCGTCCTGGTGGAACGGTTCCTCCCGGGGCGCGAATTCACCGTGGGTGTCGTCGGCACCGGAGAAGATGCGGAGACGGTCGGGGTCATGGAGGTTCTGCTGCTTGCGGAGGCGGAAAAGGAGGTCTATTCGTACCTCAACAAGGAGTACTGCGAGCGGTTTGTCCGGTACCGCCTGGCCGATGACGCCGAAGCGCGCCGGGCCGCGGCGGTCTCCCTGGATGCGTGGCGCGGCCTGGGCTGTCGCGACGGGGGGCGGGTGGATATACGCTCGAACGAGCGGGGCGAACCCCATTTCATAGAGGTGAACCCGCTGGCGGGCCTCCATCCGGAGCACTCGGACCTCCCCATTCTCTGCACCCTCGGCGGGATATCCTACCGGGACCTGATCGACCGGATCATGCAGTCGGCCCTGCGGCGCACGGCAGGTGGAGAAGGCGGGGCCGGACGATGA
- a CDS encoding D-alanine--D-alanine ligase: protein MTVVVLHGAVADGSGMDEQDVLVEVETVCQALAALGHRPVPVPLSLDLGVAIESLHRLQPRFAFNLVESVAGKGSLIALGPMTLDFLNIPFTGASADATYLTSNKPLAKRIMTLEGIDTPPWLAVEENPPGPVAPGRYILKSVWEHASIGIDERSVLYADGAAALRQALRLRRETIGGPCFAEAYVEGREFNLSLLADEKDPRVLPPAEILFENFPPGKLRLVDYRAKWDTDSFEYRQTPRCFRFPDADADLLASLRRIALRCWEVFRLRGYGRVDFRVDGDGRPWVLEVNTNPCLSPDAGFLAAAGEAGLGITDVVARICADLP from the coding sequence ATGACCGTGGTCGTGCTGCATGGAGCCGTCGCCGACGGTTCCGGGATGGATGAGCAGGATGTGCTGGTGGAGGTGGAGACCGTCTGTCAGGCCCTGGCGGCGCTGGGGCATCGGCCCGTTCCCGTACCCCTGAGCCTGGACCTTGGGGTAGCCATTGAATCCCTCCACCGTCTCCAGCCCCGTTTTGCCTTTAATCTCGTCGAGTCCGTGGCAGGGAAGGGGAGCCTCATCGCTCTGGGCCCGATGACCCTGGACTTCCTGAACATCCCCTTCACCGGGGCCTCCGCCGATGCAACCTACCTGACGTCGAACAAGCCTCTGGCCAAGCGGATCATGACCCTGGAGGGAATCGATACACCGCCCTGGCTTGCGGTGGAAGAGAATCCTCCCGGTCCGGTCGCACCGGGGCGATATATCCTCAAGTCCGTCTGGGAGCATGCCTCCATCGGGATCGATGAACGGTCGGTCCTTTACGCGGACGGAGCCGCCGCACTCCGGCAGGCCCTCCGCCTCCGCCGTGAAACGATCGGCGGACCTTGCTTTGCCGAGGCCTATGTCGAGGGACGGGAATTCAATCTTTCCCTGCTGGCGGATGAAAAAGATCCCCGGGTTCTTCCCCCGGCTGAGATTCTCTTTGAGAACTTTCCGCCCGGAAAGCTGCGCCTGGTGGACTATCGGGCCAAATGGGACACCGATTCCTTCGAGTACCGGCAGACGCCGAGGTGTTTTCGCTTCCCGGATGCGGATGCGGACCTGCTGGCCTCCCTGAGGAGAATCGCCCTGCGCTGCTGGGAGGTTTTCCGGCTTAGGGGATACGGGCGGGTTGATTTCCGTGTGGACGGGGACGGTCGTCCCTGGGTGCTGGAGGTCAACACGAATCCCTGCCTGTCGCCGGATGCGGGGTTCCTGGCGGCGGCCGGGGAGGCTGGGCTGGGAATTACCGATGTGGTGGCCCGGATCTGCGCGGATCTTCCGTAG
- the mutM gene encoding bifunctional DNA-formamidopyrimidine glycosylase/DNA-(apurinic or apyrimidinic site) lyase, with protein MPELPEVETLRRQLDRKIRRKRIRELVVYDAKLGAAPNLKGRMVCGVRREGKFLEIMLDDGSALRLHLRMTGRLFWRTAKNAEIPAHTRFRLVFAGHEILGVDPRRFATLTLVQPSRSGSSPADLLENPDPSAFHHAARRRRLAVKAFLLDQSVFPGMGNIYACEILHAAAVDPRRPASSVSQREWGIIGREAKRILDLAILCRGTSMSDWRDLHGHIGDFQYHLHVYGRKGIPCPRCGAGIERIALGGRGTWFCPGCQK; from the coding sequence ATGCCCGAGTTGCCGGAAGTGGAGACGCTGCGCCGCCAGTTGGACCGGAAAATCAGGAGAAAAAGGATTCGGGAACTTGTCGTATACGATGCAAAGCTGGGAGCCGCCCCGAATCTGAAAGGAAGAATGGTCTGCGGCGTCCGGCGGGAGGGAAAGTTCCTGGAGATCATGCTCGACGACGGATCCGCCCTCAGGCTTCATCTCCGGATGACCGGCCGCCTGTTCTGGCGTACGGCAAAGAATGCGGAGATACCCGCTCATACGCGGTTCCGTCTGGTCTTTGCAGGGCACGAAATCCTCGGCGTCGATCCCCGGCGATTCGCCACCCTGACCCTGGTGCAGCCGTCCCGGTCAGGCAGTTCACCGGCGGACCTCCTGGAAAACCCGGATCCATCGGCCTTTCACCATGCCGCCCGGCGGAGACGCCTGGCAGTCAAGGCATTTCTCCTGGATCAGTCGGTATTCCCAGGCATGGGAAACATTTACGCCTGCGAGATTCTCCATGCAGCGGCCGTAGATCCGAGGCGGCCTGCATCAAGTGTCTCACAGCGTGAATGGGGGATAATCGGTCGCGAGGCAAAACGAATTCTGGATCTGGCCATCCTCTGCCGGGGAACATCCATGTCGGACTGGCGCGACCTCCATGGACACATCGGTGACTTCCAATACCACCTTCACGTGTACGGCCGGAAAGGGATCCCTTGCCCCCGCTGCGGGGCCGGTATCGAGCGGATCGCATTGGGCGGCAGGGGGACCTGGTTCTGCCCCGGCTGCCAGAAATAA
- a CDS encoding KamA family radical SAM protein: MEIESLFSEEVEPPGPLAGLTGLEKAAHDLIFPHEPGYSQPTAVPVRPERHPSRFTDSRRSQAFRKRFYPGVTRDDWQDWRWQLKNRINDHESLGLMVWLSEEERSAMTYAAGPRPVAVTPYYASLLDAMDVSHPLRRSVIPVMQECFRVDGEKEDPLDEEKDSPVPGLVHRYPDRVLFLVTGTCAAYCRYCTRSRIIGRSGAEGSLRAHWEKAIDYIASHPTIRDVLLSGGDPLTLHDRKIEWLLSRLSRIPHVEMLRIGTKVPVTLPQRITPELVKILKRYHPLWVSIHVTHPDELTPEMRQACMRLADGGVPLGSQTVLLAGVNDSVEVMRRLFQGLLKIRVRPYYLYQCDPIPGSAHFRTPVIRGIEIIEGLRGHTSGYAVPTFVIDAPGGGGKIPLLPEYVVGRDGPDLLIRNYEGKVFRYPDGGPVRHEIH; this comes from the coding sequence ATGGAGATCGAGTCCCTGTTCAGTGAAGAAGTGGAGCCCCCCGGTCCGCTGGCTGGCTTGACCGGCCTGGAGAAGGCCGCCCATGACCTGATTTTTCCACACGAACCCGGCTATTCGCAACCGACCGCAGTTCCGGTCCGCCCCGAACGGCATCCTTCCCGTTTTACCGACAGCCGCCGCTCCCAGGCCTTCCGCAAGCGCTTCTATCCGGGCGTTACCCGGGATGACTGGCAGGATTGGCGCTGGCAGTTGAAGAATCGTATCAACGATCATGAGTCCCTGGGATTGATGGTCTGGCTTTCCGAGGAAGAGAGGAGCGCCATGACCTATGCAGCAGGACCCCGTCCGGTGGCCGTCACCCCTTACTATGCCAGTCTGCTGGACGCGATGGATGTGTCCCATCCCCTTCGCCGCTCGGTGATTCCCGTGATGCAGGAATGTTTCCGCGTGGACGGGGAAAAGGAAGACCCCCTGGATGAGGAAAAGGACAGCCCGGTGCCCGGCCTGGTCCATCGCTACCCGGACCGCGTCCTCTTTCTCGTAACGGGAACGTGCGCGGCCTACTGCCGGTACTGCACGCGCTCCCGCATCATCGGGCGCTCCGGTGCCGAGGGCAGCCTGCGGGCTCACTGGGAGAAGGCGATCGACTACATCGCATCCCATCCGACGATTCGGGATGTCCTCCTGTCCGGCGGCGATCCCCTGACCCTCCACGACCGCAAGATCGAGTGGCTGCTTTCCCGGCTCAGCCGGATCCCGCACGTGGAAATGCTCCGGATCGGCACGAAAGTCCCCGTAACCCTTCCGCAGAGGATCACGCCCGAACTCGTAAAGATCCTCAAGCGATACCACCCGCTTTGGGTCAGCATCCACGTGACCCACCCCGACGAGTTGACCCCGGAAATGCGCCAGGCCTGCATGCGCCTGGCCGACGGGGGAGTTCCCCTGGGCAGCCAGACGGTGCTTCTGGCCGGCGTCAACGATTCGGTGGAGGTGATGCGGCGGCTCTTCCAGGGGCTGCTCAAGATCCGGGTCAGGCCTTACTATCTCTACCAGTGCGACCCCATCCCGGGATCTGCTCACTTCCGGACTCCGGTCATCCGGGGAATCGAGATTATCGAGGGCCTGCGGGGACACACCTCGGGTTACGCCGTTCCGACCTTTGTCATCGACGCCCCCGGCGGGGGAGGCAAGATCCCCCTCCTGCCCGAATATGTGGTCGGGCGTGACGGTCCGGATCTCCTCATCCGCAATTATGAGGGGAAGGTCTTCCGCTACCCGGACGGGGGCCCCGTCCGGCACGAGATCCATTAA